A region from the Lycium barbarum isolate Lr01 chromosome 8, ASM1917538v2, whole genome shotgun sequence genome encodes:
- the LOC132607311 gene encoding uncharacterized protein LOC132607311 produces the protein MEGGSPDRESVESGTKKSSISSDGRTQDRKEFLRRFVDSESLIRNLKTWYEVVTENSPHGEPPFDVPFELIDLQKFDFALEGVPFQQLIRMPRAIYDSVSGAVEATAYLALEDFLHASMKGLWEAFWGQDEPLPFYVSSIYSSNLRFYQAEKAIAKGRVGGLCATAVMLKNPKHPQGKWDDVLQLAILRPDIGNRATVEDDCKPSLSVLGEALFFTIRVLLARSLSRHNIPLSLNSVFVLLIDSQYGGVMKVEGDITKLELDVNDVYGCAAEWIQNNALITISPVDRIWTKLGNANWGDIGALQVLFATFHSITQYAGMSKNSVEDLAADHSSRLQARRIERQLWDSRSNGNGLFLLEQHSASPEIIEVHEESVRLVSVKSMKLEVGSVLLIEDSNWQKGYQINEVLTDGEIQYYVASPVEDPGKALFLYVGSHPSQLEPAWEDMKLWYQVQRQTKILKIMKQNGLSSKYLPQLSASGRIIHPGQCRRLNGGNCDYPWCRTPILVTSSVGITVADMVREGQFGKDKAIRCCHDCLSALSAAASAGIRHGDIRPENVIFVTSGVRQPYFVLVGWGHAILEERDRPAMNLHFSSTYALQEGKLCSASDAESLVYMLYFSSGGDMPDLDSVEGALQWRETSWLRRLIHLKLGDISTVLKAFADYVDSLCGTPYRMDYDIWLRRLERHIREEDHGKEIVTSS, from the exons ATGGAAG GTGGATCTCCAGATCGAGAATCCGTGGAATCTGGGACAAAAAAGTCCAGTATTTCTTCAGATGGGAGGACCCAAGATCGAAAAGAATTTCTCCGTAGGTTTGTAGATAGCGAAAGCCTGATTAGAAACCTTAAGACATGGTATGAAGTGGTAACCGAAAATTCACCACACGGGGAACCTCCTTTTGATGTTCCATTTGAATTGATAGATCTTCAAAAGTTTGATTTTGCTTTGGAAGGAGTTCCATTTCAGCAGCTGATTCGAATGCCTAGAGCGATCTATGACTCAGTTTCTGGTGCTGTCGAAGCAACTGCTTATCTTGCCCTTGAAGATTTTCTACATGCAAGTATGAAGGGTTTATGGGAAGCATTTTGGGGTCAGGATGAACCTCTGCCTTTCTACGTTTCTAGTATCTACAGTTCAAACTTGAGATTCTACCAGGCTGAGAAAGCTATTGCTAAAGGGAGAGTTGGAGGGCTTTGTGCTACAGCTGTAATGCTAAAGAACCCAAAGCATCCACAAGGGAAGTGGGATGATGTTTTGCAACTTGCTATTCTAAGGCCTGATATTGGTAACCGTGCTACAGTAGAGGATGACTGTAAGCCTTCTCTCTCAGTTTTAGGTGAAGCTTTATTCTTTACGATACGTGTATTGCTTGCAAGAAGCCTCAGCAGACACAATATTCCTCTCAGTTTGAATTCTGTTTTTGTACTTCTAATTGACTCACAATATGGTGGGGTTATGAAAGTTGAAGGAGATATAACCAAGTTGGAATTGGATGTGAATGACGTTTATGGTTGTGCTGCTGAATGGATACAAAATAATGCTTTAATTACAATCTCCCCCGTTGATAGAATCTGGACCAAGCTTGGAAATGCTAATTGGGGAGATATTGGTGCTTTACAGGTACTTTTTGCTACTTTCCACTCAATCACTCAGTACGCTGGAATGTCAAAGAACTCAGTTGAAGATTTGGCTGCGGACCACAGTTCGCGTCTTCAAGCAAGAAGAATTGAAAGGCAATTGTGGGATAGCAGGTCGAATGGAAATGGTTTATTTCTCCTGGAGCAGCATAGTGCTTCACCTGAAATTATAGAAGTGCATGAAGAATCCGTCAGGTTGGTATCTGTGAAGTCAATGAAGCTGGAAGTAGGCTCCGTCTTGCTGATAGAAGATTCAAATTGGCAGAAGGGTTATCAGATCAATGAAGTCCTTACTGACGGAGAGATTCAGTATTATGTCGCATCTCCTGTTGAAGATCCAGGTAAGGCTTTATTTCTGTATGTAGGTTCGCATCCTTCTCAGCTGGAACCTGCATGGGAGGATATGAAGCTATGGTATCAAGTTCAGAGGCAAACTAAGATATTAAAAATTATGAAACAAAATGGTTTATCTAGCAAATATCTGCCTCAATTGAGTGCATCTGGTCGGATTATTCACCCTGGCCAGTGCAGGAGACTAAATGGTGGTAATTGTGATTACCCATGGTGTAGGACCCCTATTCTAGTGACTAGCTCAGTGGGCATAACAGTTGCTGATATGGTGAGAGAGGGCCAATTTGGTAAAGATAAGGCCATTAGGTGTTGCCATGACTGCCTATCTGCCCTTTCAGCAGCTGCCTCAGCTGGCATTCGGCATGGTGACATCAGACCTGAGAATGTTATTTTTGTTACATCTGGTGTGAGGCAGCCATATTTTGTTCTTGTTGGTTGGGGACATGCTATTTTAGAAGAGAGGGATCGTCCTGCAATGAATCTCCATTTCTCCTCTACGTATGCTCTTCAAGAAGGAAAATTGTGCTCGGCTTCTGATGCTGAGAGTCTGGTTTACATGCTCTACTTTTCATCTGGTGGTGATATGCCTGATCTGGATTCAGTTGAAGGGGCATTGCAATGGAGGGAAACCTCTTGGTTAAGAAGGTTAATCCACCTTAAGCTTGGAGATATTTCTACAGTCTTGAAAGCATTTGCAGATTATGTTGACAGCCTTTGTGGAACGCCCTATCGTATGGATTATGATATCTGGCTTAGAAGGTTAGAGAGACATATTCGTGAAGAAGATCATGGAAAGGAGATTGTTACATCAAGTTAA